The genome window CATTTATAAAAGAAAGGAAGATGTATTGACAGCTATAGTATCTAACATAGGTGTTTTGAATAATTTATGTCTTGGTAACAAACTTGGCACTTCTATGGAAGTAGAAAAGCAAATGAAAGCCGCAATATCTATTAAAAAAGAACTTTTAGGTATGGATGTAAGAAGGGCTACGAGCTTATTCAATAAAGATTTCTTATATTATCAAAAAGCAAATAATGATATTATTTCTAATGAGAAAAATAGACTAAAAAAATTGGATTTTATAAAATAAGCAAGGCATCATAAGTAGTTGATACATTCAAAATTTATAAATCATTCAATATTAATAAGCTTAGCAATATTTCCGATACAAATTGTTAAGTTAAAATGTAAAGCCCTATCAATAAAGGGTTTCAGAGGTTGCGTATTTATTTGGGCAACAACTGGGCAACAAAACCCACTAAAACAAGTGCAAGTACAGCACAAAGAAAAGAAAAATGTTGTTTAGTGTAGAGTGTGTTTGTCCTTATCATAAGCAAAAGGCGAAGATAAGTTTTTACACTATCTTAATTGACTAACAACTGCTTCCAATTGTAAGCCCATATACTGGCAGAACTCTTCAACGGTAACAACTTGGTGTTGCTCTTTGTTGAAGTACTCTTTAATCCTCTTAATAAGGTATCTACCATATCTGTCGCTTTTGCCTGTGATTATCTGAATGTCTTTCGGATAAATACACAGTCTATTCATTTAACTAATACTCTTTTCATACTCTATCCATACATCAGGTATAAAGTAAACATTGCAAAGATAATATGTTTTTGTGAGTGGTAAAAGTGTGTTTGTTGGAATAATGTGGCAATAACGGAAATGTCGGAAGTGGTTATTTGTAGAGCCTTAAAAAGCATTATAGTTTTGTATCGTGATGAAGAAAATAATTGTATCGGTTTTGTTTTTAATGGCTTTTACAGCCGTTTTTTCGCAAGAAGAAGCAAGGGTTATGAAAGTTAAGGATGGCGATACATACGTTCTTAAAACAACTGCAAAGGAGCATACAATAAGGTTATTAAATGTTGATGCTCCCGAACTAAATCAACACTGGGGTTTTAACTCTTGGCTCAATGTAAAAGCCTTGATACTTGGTAAGGTGGTAAAGTTTGAAGTATTGAAAACTGATGTGTACGGTAGAGAATTGGCAATGGTATATGTGGATGGGCAAAGACTGGATGAAATACTTATTGCAAATGGTTGGGCTTGGCACTACATCAATTTTGATACTGATGCAAGGCTTGAAGATTTGATGCGGAAAGCATCAAGCGAAAGAAAAGGACTTTGGGAATGTGGGGCTGAAAAAGTTTGTCCGCCCTGGCTATTCAGAAAGTATAATGCAAGAAACAGATACAGGTTTTGTAAAGGCTGTATCGCAACAAAAAAGTAATTACTAACAATTTAAATAAATAACAAAATGGCAAGATTAAAAGGCTTACTAAAAATAGAAGGTACATTGGATAACCTTACCTTCTACAAAACACAGGATGGACATCTTGTGAAAACAAAAAGTGGTGTATCTGGTGACAGAATAGCCAATGATCCTAACTTTCAACGTACCCGTGAAAACGGGAAGCGAATTTGGAAGCTCTGCAAGTGCTGGAAAATTACTCCGCAATGCTGTTCGTAATTTGATGATGAACGCAAGTGACAACCGTGTTACCAGTCGTTTAACGCAAATAATGACACAGATTAAAAACTACGATGCCACTTCTCCAAGAGGTGAAAGGAATGTAGGTATTGGAATTGCGGACCCAATGGCACAAGCCTTATTGAAAGGCTTTGATTTCAATGATAGTGCAACTTTAGGTAGTGTTGTATTTGCTCCGTTCACTGTAAACACTGGTACTGGTGATATTGCTTTCCCTGCATTCACTCCTATCAATGATATTTACTACCCTACTGGAGCAACCCACGTTAGTTTTA of Candidatus Defluviibacterium haderslevense contains these proteins:
- a CDS encoding thermonuclease family protein; this translates as MKKIIVSVLFLMAFTAVFSQEEARVMKVKDGDTYVLKTTAKEHTIRLLNVDAPELNQHWGFNSWLNVKALILGKVVKFEVLKTDVYGRELAMVYVDGQRLDEILIANGWAWHYINFDTDARLEDLMRKASSERKGLWECGAEKVCPPWLFRKYNARNRYRFCKGCIATKK